TTTTTTCTCCTGTTTAGGAGCCACCTCAACAACAGGTTTTACTTCTTTTTTGTCTGAAACTGGTTTTTCCGAAGGAGTATCTTGAGGAACGCTTTGGGTTTTACCTTCTGTAGGAGCAGCTTTTTTTGGATTGAGTTCAATTTTTCCAACTTGAATCGGACCTGTCACTACTGCTTTCGCTTTAATAACTTCTTGGCGTTCTTCTTCTTGTTTGCGTTTTTCCTCAATTTCAAGCTCACGTTGGATACGTAATGCTTCTTTTTCTTTTCTTTTCTCTTCTCCTACTTCTTTAGAAGCCTCTTTATTCCCCTTATCGCCCGCAAATTGACTTTGTAGGATACCAAACTCACGTTCAGAAATTTTAGCATTTGGATTTGCATCAATAGCAATTCCTTTATCCTTAAGATAATCTACTGCTCTTTCTAACGAAATGTTTAATTCCCTTAAAACCTTGTTAATTCTTATTACTCTCTCTTCAGACATAAAACCTTTTTATTATTATCTTTTTATTGTATTTCTTAATTTATAAAAATTAAGATGCGTATTCCAGAATTAGATTAATTATCAAATTCTTCTTTTAGTATTTTGATCACATCTAGAATTGTTTCCTCTTCCAAATCGGTTCTTCTAACTAAATCTCCTACTTCCTGTTTTAAAATACTTCTAGCTGTATCCAACCCAATTTTAGCAAATTCGTCGATTATCCATTCTTCAATTTCATCAGAGAATTCAGTTAATTCAATATCATCTTCTTCTCCACTAGCAACATCTCCTTCACGAATTACATCTAATTCATATCCAGTCAATAAACCGGCTAATTTAATGTTATGACCTCCTCTACCGATTGCTTTAGAAACCTCTTCTAGTTTCAAGAACACTTCAGCTCTTTTGGTTTCTTCGTTAATTTTAATCGAAGATACTTTAGCTGGGCTTAAAGCACGAGTGATATACAATTGATTATTGGTTGTGTAATTAATTACGTCAATATTTTCATTTCCTAATTCACGAACAATTCCGTGAATACGTGATCCTTTCATTCCCACACAAGCTCCCACAGGATCAATTCTATCATCATAAGAATCTACGGCTACTTTTGCTTTTTCGCCAGGAATTCTCACTACATTTTTAACCATAATTAAACCGTCAAAAACTTCAGGAATTTCTTGTTCAAATAACTTCTCTAAAAACACATCTGATGTTCTAGACATTACGATCTGAGGCTTATTGCCTTTCAATTCTACACTTTCGATAATTCCACGAACATTATCTCCTTTGCGGAAAAAGTCAGAAGGAATTTGTTTTTCTTTAGGCAAAACAATTTCATTTCCTTCATCATCAACCAAAATTACAACTCTTGGTCTAACGTGGTGTACCTCGGCAGTATAAATTTCACCGATAATATCTTTAAATTGTTTGTACAAATTAGTATTATCGTGTTCGTGTATTTTTGAAATTAAATTTTGGCGTAAAGCTAAAATAGCTCTTCTTCCTAAATCAATTAATTTTACTTCTTCAGAAACCTCTTCGCCAATTTCGAAATCGGCTTCAATTTTTCTTGCTTCAGTAAGTGTTATTTCTTCGTTTTCTAAATCCAAATCTTCGTCGGCAACGATCACTCGTCGTCTCCAAATCTCCATATCTCCTTTATCAGGATTGATAATGATATCGAAATTATCATCTGAACCGTATTTTTTCTTTAATGCATTTCTAAATACATCTTCTAAAATTGCCATAAGCGTTACACGATCAATAAGTTTATCATCTTTAAACTCTGAAAATGAATCGATTAATGCTAAATTTTCCATGCGAAATCTTTATTTAAAATGTTACTGTAACAATTGCTTCTTTAATATCTGAGTAAGGAAGTTCCAACGTTTTTTGAACGGTCTCTTTTCCTTTTCCAATTTTCTTTGGTTCTCTTGCTTGCCAAGACAAAACTACAAAATCATCATTAGCTTCTACTAATTCTGCTTCAATATTTTCTGTTGATGTCTTCACTATCAGCGTTCTACCAACATTTTTTTTGTATTGTCTTACCATTTTTAATGGCGAACCCACTCCTACCGAGGCTACTTCTAGTGAATAATCTTGTTCTTCTCTGTCTAAATTACCTTCGATTGATCGACTAACATCGATACAATCTTGCAATGCAACCCCATTGTCTCCGTCAATATTGACAATCACTTTGAAAGCATCTGTAATCGTTAAGTCAATTAAAAAAAGACTTGGTTTTTCAGAAAGACATTCTTCTACTAGCGTATTTACTTTTTCTTTGAACGTCATAGTTGTATAAAAAGAGGGGACGATTAGTCCCCTCATTATCTAGATTTTAATAAATAACGATGCAAATATAGTGTTTTTTTTAATATTTAAAATAATCCTAATAGATTTAAAAATTGATCTCTATATTATGAATTAGAATTTCAGTAATTAGTAGTTCCTAAAAGGAATACCCAAAACCTATTAAAAACAAAAAAGTTTTACGAAATGAATCATAAAACTTTTTATTGTGACTATATTATATTGTTACAGTTGTTCTTGTACCAAGTTAATAATTGCGTTTGCATCTAGCTCTCCAGCTTGTCGCCAAACCATCTGGCCTTCTTTGTAAATCATTAGAGTTGGCAATCCTTTTATTCGAAGCGCCTCGGCTAGCTCTTGATTTTTATCAACATCTATTTTAATCACTTTGGCTTTATCACCAAGTGCGGCCGCAACATCGCGTATAACTGGATGCATTGATACCGAAGACTCATTCCAATCAGTGTAAAAATCAATTAACACTGGAATTTGTGCGTTTATAAGTTCTCCAAATTTTGACATAAAACCAAAAATTTAATTTTTATAATCTGCTTTAAAAGAGATAAATATTTTACAAATGTAGTATTTTTAGTTAATTACACTAATTTATTGCCTTTTTTTAGCTCTATTACTGTAATTTCTGGCATAATTCCTACTCTTCCTGAGTACGCATGGAATCCAAATCCACGGTTTACATAAACATATTTCCCTTTATTTTCATACAAACCTGCCCATTGCTTATACACATACTGTACCAAACTCCATTTAAAGTAACCTGGAATTTCAATACCAAACTGCATTCCATGCGTATGGCCTGATAATGTTAAATGAAAATTTTTCTGGTGGTGTTGCACTATATAATCCCAATGACTTGGATCGTGGCTCATCAATATTTTAAAATCCTTTGATGTTAATCCTTCAGAAGCTTTGTCGATATCTCCTAATTTTTTGAAATTGTGCCCCCAATTTTCAACACCTACTAATGCAAGTTTTTGACCTCCTTTTTCAATAAATGTGTGCTCGTTCAAAAGCAATTTGAAATCAATTTGACCGTATAAATTTTTGATCGCTTGAAAATTAGCTTCTTTTTCTTTTTCAGAAGGCCAGGTCACGTATTCCCCATAGTCATGATTTCCAAGAACAGAATACTTTCCATATTTATGTTCCTTAATTCTATTAAAAGTACTAATCCACGGAATCATTTCCTTAGCATGCGTATTCACGATGTCTCCTGTAAATAAAATCATATCGGAATTCTGAGCATTAACCAAGTCTATTGCATAATTGATTTTTTCCGGATTATCAAAACTACCGCTATGCACATCCGAAATTTGAGTAATTGTAAAACCATCGAACTCCTCCGGTAAGTCTGGAAAATAAATTTGCTGTTTAATTACTTTAAAATTGTATTTCCCTTCCAAAATACCATATAGTAAAGATAAAAAAGGAATTGCGGCCAACCCCATTCCTAACTGGCTTACAAATTTTCTTCGAGAAGCAAAAAAAGGTTGGTCCCGCTCTTTCTTAGCTAAAAAAGTAACCGATCCTATTCCGATTCTAAATACATCTTCGGTTACCATCACAATTGCCAACACAATTTTAGGCAAATAGACCATTAATACAAGCCCTAATACAAACATCGTTTGTTGCGTTTGACCTTTGGAACGATCAAATTGAGAGATCGTATACAAAAAGTAAACCGCAAACAATAAGGAAATGGCTTGGTACAACACCAATATTTTTTTTCGTTGTATCAATGTTCGAAAAGCTTGAAAAGAAAACCATTCTATAGCCGCCCAAATAAGAAAAAAGAGTAGTAAAACAACATTCATTTATAATGCACTAAATTATTTCGGGAACAAAATAACAACTTAATTACTCACAACAGGATTTAATTAATTAAAATTTAACTCTTCAAGAAAAATTTCATTGGGTTTCCTTATTTTTACAGATTCAAAATTTAGAACAAAATACCAATGTCTGCTAAAAAACGCCTTTTCCTTCTTGATGCCTACGCCCTAATTTTTAGAGGTTATTATGCCTTTATAAAAAATCCTAGAATAAACTCAAAAGGGATGGACACCTCTGCTATCATGGGATTTATGAATTCCTTGATGGATGTCATTAAAAGAGAAAAACCAGATCATTTGGCCGTAGCTTTCGACAAAGGAGGGAGCGATTTGCGAAACGACATTTACCCAGAATACAAAGCCCATCGCGATGCTACACCTGAAGCCATCAAAATTGCAGTACCTTATATACAAGAATTGTTGCGCGCAATGCACATCCCTATTATAGAGGTAAAAGGATATGAAGCAGACGACTTAATTGGAACCATTGCCAAACAGGCTGAAAAACAAAATTACCAAGTTTTTATGGTGACTCCAGATAAGGATTTTGCACAATTGGTGTCTGAAAATATTTTCATGTACAAACCTGCTCGTATGGGTAACGGAATCGAAATTTGGGGCATCCCAGAAGTATTGGCAAAATTTGAAATAGACAGACCCGAACAAGTGATTGATTTTCTTGGAATGATGGGCGACGCAGCCGATAATATTCCGGGATTGCCAGGTGTAGGAGAAGTTACTGCTAAGAAATTATTGAAAGAATTTGGTTCTATGGAAAACTTGTTGGCCAACACCGACAAGCTGAAAGGAAAAATGAAAGATAATATTGAAGCCAATAAGGAAAAAGGGCTTTTATCTAAGACCTTAGCAACAATTTTATTAGACTGTCCAGTCCAATTTAACGAAACCGACTATAAATTGTCTACCCCTGATGTAGAGAAAACAGATGCATTATTTAACGAATTGGAATTTCGAAGAATGGCCGATCAATTTGACGCCATCTTTAAAAAAGGAGAAACTGCTCCGGTAGTTGACGATTCCAAATTATACAAAAAACCACAACCCAAAACGGAAGAACAATTTGACCTTTTTGGAAGTGCTATCGATGAAGGTTCAGAAGAAACGCGCCACCAATATTACAATACCTTAGAAAACACAACCCATTCGTACCAAATTATTCAAGGCGATTTAGGGATTAAATTGTTATTGCAAAATTTACAAAATCAAACATCGGTTTGTTTTGATACCGAAACCACAGGACTTGATGCTTTGCACGCAGAGTTAGTTGGAATTTCATTTTCATATGAAAAGGGAAAAGGGTTTTATATTCCGTTTCCAGAGAACCAAGCGGAAGCGCAATCTTTGGTTGAAAAATTAATTCCGTTTTTTGAAAATGAAAACATCGAAAAAATTGGTCAGAATTTAAAATACGACTTAAAAGTATTGTCTAATTATGGTATCACTGTTAAAGGAAAGTTATTTGACACCATGATTGCACATTATTTGATCAACCCTGACATGCGCCATAATATGGATATTTTATCCGAAACCTATTTGAAATATGCGCCGCAATCTATTGAAGTGCTGATTGGTAAGAAAGGAAAAAATCAAAAATCGATGCGGGAGGTTCCTTTGGAAGAAATTAAAGAATATGCCGTTGAAGATGCTGATGTAACCTTGCAACTTGCAGAAATTTTCAACACCGAATTAGACAAAACACATACTAAAAAACTATTTGAAGAAATTGAAATTCCATTGGTTACTGTTTTGGCCAGCATGGAAAAAGAAGGAATCAATTTGGATGTTCCTTTTTTGAATTCATTATCTAAAGAATTAGGAGACGATATTGCCAAATTAGAAAGTCGCATTTATGAAATAGCAGGCGAGAAATTCAATTTGGCTTCGCCAAAACAATTGGGAGATATTTTATTTGACAAATTGAAAATTGGTGGCGCCAAACAAAAGAAAACCAAAACGGGTCAATACGCAACAGGGGAAGAAATCTTAAGTTATTTGGCCAAGGACAACGAAATTGTAAGTGCCATTTTAGATTGGCGCTCGTTAATCAAATTACAAAATACGTATGTCGAAGCATTGCCATTGCAAGTAGACGCCAAAACGCATCGCGTTCATACCGATTATATGCAAACCGTTGCCGCTACAGGTCGTTTGAGTTCAAATAATCCGAATTTGCAAAACATTCCTATTCGAACCGAACGCGGAAGACAAATTAGAAAAGCATTTATTGCAAGGGATGAAAACTATACTTTACTCTCTGCCGATTATTCGCAAATAGAACTTCGAATTATTGCAGCATTGTGTGGAGAAGAAAATATGATCAAAGCTTTTCAACAGGGCGAAGACATTCATAAAAGTACCGCTGCCAAAGTATTTAATGTACCTTTAGAAGAAGTAACTAAAGAACAACGTAGTCATGCTAAAACGGTTAACTTCGGAATTATATATGGTGTTTCGGCATTTGGATTAAGTAATCAAACTTCGCTTTCTCGCGCAGAAAGTGCCGCCTTGATCGAAGCGTATTACATTACTTATCCAAAACTAAAATCCTACATTCAGGAGCAAATAGAAAGCGCTAGAGAAAATGGTTTTGTACAAACTATTTTAGGACGTAGACGTTATTTAAAAGACATCAACTCGGCCAACGCCATTGTGAGAGGTGCCGCAGAGAGAAATGCGGTAAACGCCCCAATTCAAGGAAGCGCTGCCGATATTATAAAAATAGCGATGATCAATATTCACAAAAGATTAATTGCTGAAAATTGGAAATCAAAAATGCTTTTGCAAGTACATGACGAATTGGTATTTGACGTTCACAACAGTGAATTGGAAAAAATCCAACCGATGATCAAACAGGAAATGGAACAAGCGGTGGTTTTAAGTGTTCCTTTAGAAGTGGAAATTGGAATAGGAAAAGATTGGCTAGAAGCCCATTAATCATATAAAAAATCCATTCAATAGAATGAATTTTTTTTGTTTTATACTCTTGCCGTAGTTTCCCGTTCTTTTAAAACGGTTTTAATGATTTTTGTTTCGTAAGGCGGTTCTTCTTCTGAAACATCTTCCAAACGTTTAATTAATAATTTGGCTGCTTCTTCTCCAATCTCAATTCCGTGTTGACTAACTGTAGTCAAACTTGGAGACAATCTTCTCGAAGCTAAAATTCCATCGGCAAAACCAATAATACAAAGTTCTTCGGGAATTTTATATCCTTTTTTCAATCCCATTCGTAAAGCAGCAACCGAGTCGTTTTCTTCTAAAGCGAAGATACCGTCGATTGTATTGTTAGCAAAAACAGTCTCCATTTGAATTTTTAAATCGTCTTCTGAGTCGGTTCTAATGATAAGATTGTTATTAACCGGAATATTATTTTTTTCTAAGGCTTTTAAATAACCTTCAAATCGCAACTTTCCTACACTTAAATTATCAACAGAGGAAAGCAAGGCAATATTTTTACAGCCTAAATCAATCAAACGTTGTGTGGAATCTAAAGCCGAATCGAAATCGTCGACAATAACTTTATCACAATCAATCCCTTCGGCAATTCGGTCAAACATAACAATAGGAGTGCCATCGTTGATGATTTCTTTAAAATGGTCGTAGCTGTTTTGCTTTTGCGCTTCTTCAGAAACGGATAGAATAAATCCGTCAATCGTTCCATTACTCAACATCTCTAGTGTATGCGCTTCTTTTTCTAAAGACTCATTAGAGATACACATAATAACATTATAACCTCTTTCATCGGCTACTTTTTCTATTCCGCTAAAAACTTTTGCAAAAAACGAATTCAAAATATCAGGTATAATAACACCTATTGTTTTGGTTTTTCTATTCTTCAAATTCAAACCAATCACGTTGGGCTTGTAGTTTTTAAGCTTAGCGTATTCCTTTATTTTGGTTTTGGTTTGTTCGCTAATTTCAGGACTATCGTTAAGTGCTTTTGAAACTGTTGACACAGACACATTAAGTTCTTTAGCGATTTGTTTAAGAGTTGCTTTAGCTTTCATAAGTAGAATTTAAAGTGCTAAAATAAGAAAAAAAACGGTTGAATGACGCGATTTGACTAATCTCAACACGATTATCATTCAAAAAAGATAGGAAAAATCAATGCTTTTTTAAAAAAAAGGCCTCGTTTAACCAAAAATAGAGTCATAAAA
This sequence is a window from Flavobacterium ammoniigenes. Protein-coding genes within it:
- the nusA gene encoding transcription termination factor NusA; its protein translation is MENLALIDSFSEFKDDKLIDRVTLMAILEDVFRNALKKKYGSDDNFDIIINPDKGDMEIWRRRVIVADEDLDLENEEITLTEARKIEADFEIGEEVSEEVKLIDLGRRAILALRQNLISKIHEHDNTNLYKQFKDIIGEIYTAEVHHVRPRVVILVDDEGNEIVLPKEKQIPSDFFRKGDNVRGIIESVELKGNKPQIVMSRTSDVFLEKLFEQEIPEVFDGLIMVKNVVRIPGEKAKVAVDSYDDRIDPVGACVGMKGSRIHGIVRELGNENIDVINYTTNNQLYITRALSPAKVSSIKINEETKRAEVFLKLEEVSKAIGRGGHNIKLAGLLTGYELDVIREGDVASGEEDDIELTEFSDEIEEWIIDEFAKIGLDTARSILKQEVGDLVRRTDLEEETILDVIKILKEEFDN
- the rimP gene encoding ribosome assembly cofactor RimP yields the protein MTFKEKVNTLVEECLSEKPSLFLIDLTITDAFKVIVNIDGDNGVALQDCIDVSRSIEGNLDREEQDYSLEVASVGVGSPLKMVRQYKKNVGRTLIVKTSTENIEAELVEANDDFVVLSWQAREPKKIGKGKETVQKTLELPYSDIKEAIVTVTF
- a CDS encoding thioredoxin family protein, whose protein sequence is MSKFGELINAQIPVLIDFYTDWNESSVSMHPVIRDVAAALGDKAKVIKIDVDKNQELAEALRIKGLPTLMIYKEGQMVWRQAGELDANAIINLVQEQL
- a CDS encoding metallophosphoesterase — protein: MNVVLLLFFLIWAAIEWFSFQAFRTLIQRKKILVLYQAISLLFAVYFLYTISQFDRSKGQTQQTMFVLGLVLMVYLPKIVLAIVMVTEDVFRIGIGSVTFLAKKERDQPFFASRRKFVSQLGMGLAAIPFLSLLYGILEGKYNFKVIKQQIYFPDLPEEFDGFTITQISDVHSGSFDNPEKINYAIDLVNAQNSDMILFTGDIVNTHAKEMIPWISTFNRIKEHKYGKYSVLGNHDYGEYVTWPSEKEKEANFQAIKNLYGQIDFKLLLNEHTFIEKGGQKLALVGVENWGHNFKKLGDIDKASEGLTSKDFKILMSHDPSHWDYIVQHHQKNFHLTLSGHTHGMQFGIEIPGYFKWSLVQYVYKQWAGLYENKGKYVYVNRGFGFHAYSGRVGIMPEITVIELKKGNKLV
- the polA gene encoding DNA polymerase I, producing MSAKKRLFLLDAYALIFRGYYAFIKNPRINSKGMDTSAIMGFMNSLMDVIKREKPDHLAVAFDKGGSDLRNDIYPEYKAHRDATPEAIKIAVPYIQELLRAMHIPIIEVKGYEADDLIGTIAKQAEKQNYQVFMVTPDKDFAQLVSENIFMYKPARMGNGIEIWGIPEVLAKFEIDRPEQVIDFLGMMGDAADNIPGLPGVGEVTAKKLLKEFGSMENLLANTDKLKGKMKDNIEANKEKGLLSKTLATILLDCPVQFNETDYKLSTPDVEKTDALFNELEFRRMADQFDAIFKKGETAPVVDDSKLYKKPQPKTEEQFDLFGSAIDEGSEETRHQYYNTLENTTHSYQIIQGDLGIKLLLQNLQNQTSVCFDTETTGLDALHAELVGISFSYEKGKGFYIPFPENQAEAQSLVEKLIPFFENENIEKIGQNLKYDLKVLSNYGITVKGKLFDTMIAHYLINPDMRHNMDILSETYLKYAPQSIEVLIGKKGKNQKSMREVPLEEIKEYAVEDADVTLQLAEIFNTELDKTHTKKLFEEIEIPLVTVLASMEKEGINLDVPFLNSLSKELGDDIAKLESRIYEIAGEKFNLASPKQLGDILFDKLKIGGAKQKKTKTGQYATGEEILSYLAKDNEIVSAILDWRSLIKLQNTYVEALPLQVDAKTHRVHTDYMQTVAATGRLSSNNPNLQNIPIRTERGRQIRKAFIARDENYTLLSADYSQIELRIIAALCGEENMIKAFQQGEDIHKSTAAKVFNVPLEEVTKEQRSHAKTVNFGIIYGVSAFGLSNQTSLSRAESAALIEAYYITYPKLKSYIQEQIESARENGFVQTILGRRRYLKDINSANAIVRGAAERNAVNAPIQGSAADIIKIAMINIHKRLIAENWKSKMLLQVHDELVFDVHNSELEKIQPMIKQEMEQAVVLSVPLEVEIGIGKDWLEAH
- a CDS encoding LacI family DNA-binding transcriptional regulator — translated: MKAKATLKQIAKELNVSVSTVSKALNDSPEISEQTKTKIKEYAKLKNYKPNVIGLNLKNRKTKTIGVIIPDILNSFFAKVFSGIEKVADERGYNVIMCISNESLEKEAHTLEMLSNGTIDGFILSVSEEAQKQNSYDHFKEIINDGTPIVMFDRIAEGIDCDKVIVDDFDSALDSTQRLIDLGCKNIALLSSVDNLSVGKLRFEGYLKALEKNNIPVNNNLIIRTDSEDDLKIQMETVFANNTIDGIFALEENDSVAALRMGLKKGYKIPEELCIIGFADGILASRRLSPSLTTVSQHGIEIGEEAAKLLIKRLEDVSEEEPPYETKIIKTVLKERETTARV